One window of Deinococcus fonticola genomic DNA carries:
- the rplQ gene encoding 50S ribosomal protein L17, producing MRHGKAGRKLNRNSSARTALARAQATALLREGRIQTTLTKAKELRPFVEKLITTAKGGDLHARRLVAQDVHDNDVLRKVMDEVAPRYAERPGGYTRILRVGTRRGDGVTMAIIELV from the coding sequence ATGCGCCACGGTAAAGCCGGACGCAAGCTCAACCGCAACAGCAGTGCCCGCACCGCCCTGGCCCGCGCCCAGGCGACCGCCCTGCTGCGCGAGGGCCGCATCCAGACGACCCTCACGAAAGCCAAGGAGCTGCGCCCTTTCGTTGAGAAACTGATCACCACCGCCAAGGGCGGCGACCTGCATGCCCGCCGCCTCGTCGCCCAGGACGTCCACGACAACGACGTTCTGCGCAAAGTCATGGACGAAGTCGCCCCCCGCTACGCCGAGCGTCCCGGTGGGTACACCCGCATCCTGCGCGTCGGCACGCGCCGGGGTGACGGCGTGACCATGGCCATCATCGAACTGGTCTAA
- a CDS encoding DUF1731 domain-containing protein codes for MQSEAELLLKSRWVVPGRLLDAGFAFRYPCWPPAIQELVQQVRARGHQGY; via the coding sequence ATGCAATCCGAAGCGGAACTGCTGCTGAAAAGCCGCTGGGTGGTTCCCGGGCGGTTGCTGGACGCGGGGTTTGCTTTCCGTTATCCCTGCTGGCCGCCAGCCATTCAGGAACTGGTGCAGCAGGTTCGGGCGCGCGGACATCAGGGGTACTGA
- a CDS encoding transposase, giving the protein MTKKIDRAGCLYADMLTACQRRQHQDTLAVVLSCFLAALGLTRFDHVGCKSPGAISRFLNHQQWSTRGLIRAMRNHALRALQASLRGRRGRPPVIELIVDTTSIAKEGEFADLEGWIHTLNRVRGLHLVVLYVCCGELRLPWSFRIWRGKGQPSPNDLALKLVQQLPQEIRNRTRQLHFLADSGFSSVALLKGLTQLGMPFSVGMRKNRQTVEGQALHEITSQQRQVHLKGLPELVLWVYWIWLPASNLGC; this is encoded by the coding sequence GTGACGAAAAAGATTGACCGCGCTGGATGTCTCTATGCTGACATGCTCACGGCATGTCAGCGCCGACAACATCAAGACACGCTGGCCGTGGTGCTGTCCTGCTTTCTGGCTGCGCTGGGTCTGACGCGTTTTGATCATGTCGGCTGCAAGTCCCCTGGAGCGATCAGCCGCTTCCTGAATCATCAGCAGTGGAGCACCAGGGGGTTGATCCGTGCCATGCGAAACCACGCTCTCCGCGCGTTGCAGGCCTCTTTGCGTGGACGCCGTGGGCGTCCACCGGTGATCGAGCTTATTGTGGATACGACGTCTATCGCTAAAGAGGGCGAATTTGCTGACCTGGAGGGGTGGATTCACACCCTGAACCGTGTTCGGGGCCTTCATCTGGTCGTGCTCTACGTGTGCTGCGGTGAGCTTCGATTGCCCTGGAGTTTTCGCATCTGGCGCGGCAAAGGACAGCCCAGCCCGAATGACCTGGCGTTGAAACTGGTGCAGCAACTTCCGCAAGAGATCAGAAATCGCACGAGGCAGCTCCATTTTCTTGCGGATTCCGGATTCAGCAGCGTGGCGTTATTGAAGGGACTGACCCAGCTTGGAATGCCGTTCAGTGTGGGCATGCGAAAGAACCGCCAGACGGTGGAGGGCCAAGCCCTCCACGAGATCACGAGTCAGCAGCGTCAAGTTCATCTGAAAGGTCTGCCGGAGTTGGTACTCTGGGTGTATTGGATCTGGCTTCCCGCCAGTAACCTCGGGTGCTAG
- a CDS encoding DinB family protein: MDLLDRLLGHDAWTTAALLERARTLSDAQLDQDINVGHRTVRLTLEHIIDNMETWTDLMNGVPQRTLLAPPEQWRTLDGLHERLRTVTPQLAQLARRIRQENAWDDLWTDYLDDPPQQKTYGGALAHLITHSMHHRAQLIHMLRHLNAPDVPEGDVLSWETEHSKGQSVPG; this comes from the coding sequence ATGGATTTACTGGATCGCTTGCTGGGCCACGACGCCTGGACAACGGCTGCGCTGCTCGAACGCGCCCGGACACTCTCTGACGCGCAGCTCGATCAGGACATCAACGTCGGTCACCGCACTGTTCGGCTTACCTTGGAACACATTATCGACAATATGGAAACGTGGACAGACCTGATGAACGGCGTTCCACAGCGTACGTTGCTCGCGCCGCCCGAGCAGTGGCGCACGCTGGACGGCCTGCATGAACGCCTGAGAACCGTCACGCCTCAACTCGCTCAGCTGGCCCGCCGCATTCGGCAGGAAAACGCCTGGGATGACCTCTGGACGGATTATCTAGACGACCCGCCCCAGCAGAAAACCTACGGTGGTGCGCTGGCCCACCTCATCACGCACTCGATGCATCACCGTGCCCAGCTGATTCATATGCTGAGGCACCTGAACGCGCCAGACGTCCCGGAAGGAGACGTGCTGAGCTGGGAAACTGAACACTCAAAGGGTCAATCGGTGCCGGGCTGA
- the rpsK gene encoding 30S ribosomal protein S11 produces MAKATKGKAPRRARRNISAGRAYVHASYNNTIVTITDADGNSVAWSSGGTIGYKGSKKGTPYAAQLAAADAVKKAQTSFGMNAVDVIVRGSGSGREQAIRAIQASGIEVKSIMDDSPVPHNGCRPKKKFRA; encoded by the coding sequence ATGGCCAAAGCAACCAAAGGCAAAGCTCCGCGTCGCGCCCGCCGCAACATCAGCGCTGGACGGGCTTACGTTCACGCGAGCTACAACAACACCATCGTCACCATCACCGACGCCGACGGCAACTCTGTCGCCTGGTCGTCGGGCGGCACCATCGGCTACAAGGGCAGCAAGAAGGGCACGCCCTACGCCGCCCAGCTGGCCGCCGCTGACGCCGTGAAAAAAGCCCAGACCAGCTTCGGCATGAACGCCGTGGACGTGATCGTGCGTGGCAGCGGCTCCGGCCGTGAACAGGCCATCCGCGCCATCCAGGCTTCCGGCATCGAAGTCAAGAGCATCATGGACGACAGCCCCGTGCCCCACAACGGCTGCCGCCCCAAGAAGAAATTCCGCGCCTGA
- the rpsD gene encoding 30S ribosomal protein S4: MGRFRGSITKQSRREGINLAETEKVQKYLDKRPYGPGQHGQRRKGRPSDYSVRLREKQKLARLYGMGEKQFRNLFEEASNVPGVTGTVFLQLLERRLDNVVFRMGFASTRRQARQFVGHGHIFVNGKKVDIPSYRVKIGDEISVGEGSRSMGFIQENMEAQKRRRVSPWVEMDADNFKGTFARLPAREDLALPINENFIIEYYSR; the protein is encoded by the coding sequence ATGGGTCGTTTCCGTGGTTCTATCACCAAACAAAGCCGCCGCGAAGGCATCAACCTCGCGGAAACCGAGAAAGTCCAGAAGTACCTGGACAAGCGCCCCTACGGCCCCGGCCAGCACGGCCAGCGCCGCAAAGGCCGCCCCAGCGACTACTCGGTGCGACTGCGTGAAAAACAGAAACTCGCCCGCCTGTACGGCATGGGTGAGAAACAGTTCCGCAACCTGTTCGAAGAAGCTTCGAACGTCCCCGGCGTGACCGGCACCGTGTTCCTGCAACTGCTGGAGCGCCGCCTGGACAACGTCGTGTTCCGCATGGGCTTTGCCAGCACCCGCCGCCAGGCCCGCCAGTTTGTCGGTCACGGGCATATTTTCGTGAACGGCAAGAAAGTCGACATCCCCAGCTACCGTGTGAAAATCGGCGACGAGATCAGCGTCGGCGAAGGCAGCCGCAGCATGGGCTTCATTCAGGAAAACATGGAAGCGCAAAAGCGCCGCCGCGTCAGCCCCTGGGTGGAAATGGACGCCGACAACTTCAAGGGCACCTTCGCCCGCCTCCCCGCGCGTGAAGACCTGGCCCTGCCCATCAACGAGAACTTCATCATCGAGTACTACTCGCGCTAA
- the infA gene encoding translation initiation factor IF-1, giving the protein MPEQREKKPKKDEDTVRAEGVVEEALPNTTFRVKLDTGHDILAYISGKMRIHYIRILPGDRVVLEISPYDTTRGRIVYRR; this is encoded by the coding sequence ATGCCGGAACAGCGGGAAAAAAAGCCCAAGAAGGACGAAGACACCGTACGCGCGGAAGGCGTCGTGGAAGAGGCATTGCCGAACACCACGTTTCGCGTGAAGCTGGACACGGGACACGACATCCTCGCTTACATCAGCGGAAAAATGCGTATTCACTACATCCGCATCCTGCCTGGTGACCGCGTGGTTCTGGAAATCAGCCCCTACGACACCACTCGTGGGCGCATCGTCTACCGCCGCTAA
- a CDS encoding DNA-directed RNA polymerase subunit alpha, with protein MDQKRPQLKARVDGNYGEFVLEPLTRGYGVTIGNPIRRILMSSIPGTAVTSVYIEDVLHEFSTIPGVKEDVIRLILNLKELVVKFHAPGPKTLTLRAQGEGEVKASAFEVPSDAEIVNPDLVIANLAEDGKLVMEVRIEEGEGYVPADKHATKDRINSIPVDAVFSPVRRVAYHVENTRVGQQTDLDRLILRVWTDGSVGPQDTLDKAVEILRSELNVFGNVETLPPAVMDMPQAVYTPAALSAPERSGLGNMGSMGVNPNPYDLPRQPELSINPQPFPSDLESPRVTLEGLGLTTRVLHSLKEEGIDSVDALCALSDRDLKKVPGIGERSLDEIKQQLAQFGLALRD; from the coding sequence GTGGATCAAAAGCGCCCTCAACTCAAAGCCCGCGTGGACGGCAACTACGGCGAATTCGTCCTCGAACCCCTCACGCGCGGTTACGGCGTCACCATCGGGAACCCCATCCGGCGCATCCTGATGTCCTCCATCCCCGGCACGGCAGTCACCAGCGTGTACATTGAGGACGTCCTGCACGAGTTCTCCACCATTCCTGGCGTCAAGGAAGACGTCATCCGTCTGATCCTGAACCTCAAGGAACTGGTCGTGAAATTCCACGCCCCCGGTCCCAAAACCCTGACGCTGCGTGCTCAGGGCGAAGGCGAAGTGAAGGCCAGCGCCTTCGAGGTGCCCAGCGACGCCGAGATCGTCAACCCCGACCTCGTGATCGCCAACCTCGCTGAGGACGGGAAACTCGTCATGGAAGTGCGCATCGAAGAAGGCGAAGGGTACGTCCCCGCCGACAAGCACGCCACCAAAGACCGCATCAACAGCATTCCGGTGGACGCGGTGTTCAGCCCGGTCAGGCGCGTCGCCTACCACGTCGAGAACACCCGCGTGGGCCAGCAGACCGACCTGGATCGCCTGATCCTGCGCGTCTGGACGGACGGCAGCGTCGGCCCGCAGGACACCCTGGACAAGGCCGTGGAAATCCTGCGCAGCGAACTGAACGTGTTCGGGAACGTGGAAACCCTGCCGCCCGCCGTGATGGACATGCCGCAGGCGGTGTACACCCCCGCGGCGCTCAGCGCCCCCGAGCGCAGCGGACTGGGCAATATGGGCAGCATGGGCGTCAATCCCAACCCCTACGACCTGCCGCGCCAGCCCGAGCTGAGCATCAACCCCCAGCCGTTCCCCAGTGACCTGGAAAGCCCCCGCGTCACTCTGGAAGGCCTGGGTCTCACCACCCGCGTCCTGCATTCCCTGAAAGAGGAAGGCATCGACAGCGTGGACGCCCTGTGCGCCCTGTCCGACCGCGACCTCAAGAAGGTTCCCGGTATCGGCGAACGCAGCCTGGACGAAATCAAACAGCAACTCGCCCAGTTCGGCCTCGCTCTGCGCGACTAA
- a CDS encoding MBL fold metallo-hydrolase — protein sequence MIHQVQVGAFQLSAIQVWDVRELPAPEFLKGVQGEQLAAVAARQPRFFSAAQALLFTLQVFVLRRTGQVILVDTGDAVNRMGNVLEWGLAALGLQPEDVNVVFLTHRDADHVGGTLNAQGQIRFPNARYVMSAQELQAFREDEKRAALFHACLAPLLDSEKLEVLDDNTEFLSGLTLIPTPGHRAGASSLRVQDGGDTALILGDTWHFAAQVARPEWSSVWDEHAEQAAQTRREILAQALEQNWVLAAPHIPFGGLGRIQEREGQREWVSCGQLFTR from the coding sequence ATGATTCATCAGGTTCAGGTGGGGGCGTTTCAGCTGTCGGCCATTCAGGTATGGGATGTACGGGAACTGCCCGCGCCAGAGTTCCTGAAGGGCGTGCAGGGTGAACAACTGGCTGCTGTCGCGGCGCGTCAACCGCGATTTTTCTCGGCTGCGCAGGCGCTGCTCTTCACCTTGCAGGTGTTCGTTCTGCGCCGTACCGGACAGGTAATTCTGGTGGACACGGGCGATGCCGTGAACAGAATGGGCAATGTGCTGGAGTGGGGGCTCGCCGCGCTGGGCCTTCAGCCGGAGGACGTGAACGTGGTGTTCCTGACCCACCGGGACGCCGACCATGTGGGCGGCACCCTGAACGCGCAGGGGCAGATACGCTTTCCGAACGCCCGTTACGTCATGTCGGCGCAGGAGCTTCAGGCATTTCGGGAAGACGAAAAACGCGCGGCCCTCTTCCACGCTTGCCTCGCTCCCCTGCTGGACAGTGAAAAGCTGGAAGTGCTGGACGACAACACCGAATTCCTGTCAGGACTCACGCTTATCCCCACGCCGGGCCACCGGGCGGGAGCCAGCAGTCTGCGTGTTCAGGACGGTGGGGACACGGCCCTTATTCTGGGCGACACCTGGCATTTTGCCGCGCAGGTCGCGCGCCCCGAATGGTCGAGCGTGTGGGATGAGCACGCCGAGCAGGCCGCGCAAACCCGCCGGGAAATCCTCGCGCAGGCGCTGGAGCAAAACTGGGTGCTGGCCGCGCCGCACATTCCTTTCGGGGGGCTGGGCCGAATTCAGGAGCGCGAGGGGCAGCGCGAATGGGTGTCCTGCGGTCAACTTTTCACTCGCTGA
- a CDS encoding pyruvate kinase, producing MTVMQEDSTLASLNLFRQQVADLDDAVRGDAARRLERWRPWITRASYLPSAGNLAAYLALRCHDIRDVQSELITWGASSLGRCEAYVLPNLEAVQGTLAALAGEARLPDRGAFALLDARLGVHTRDLFGEGPTPGIMVTFPSEAADDPVLIRDLLEAGMTVARINLAHDDEAAWGRMLLHLNAACEATGKSCRVLMDLAGPKVRTGQPRWPKKQDRLSTGEQLILATDEASLPDDLPGVTCTLPEAVRQAQVGQSVWFDDGKIGTLIERAEGGVLTLRVTHAPPKGAKLKAEKGINFPDTTLNLPALTDKDRQDVHFAVKHANMLGYSFVQTLGDVQALLDELEALDAPAGLGIVLKIETKLAVQNLADLMVKVAGTRPCGVMIARGDLAVELGFARLTEIQEEMLWLAEAAHLPVVWATQVLEGLVKKGEAKRGEFTDAANGVRAEVIMLNKGPFVVEGVREVSGIIGRMRQHFNKKRPQFRALNIAQPGTD from the coding sequence ATGACCGTGATGCAGGAAGATTCGACGCTCGCTTCCCTGAACTTATTCCGGCAGCAGGTGGCTGACCTCGACGACGCTGTGCGGGGGGACGCCGCGCGGCGGCTGGAACGCTGGCGGCCCTGGATCACGCGAGCCTCGTACCTGCCCAGCGCCGGGAACCTGGCGGCTTACCTGGCCCTGCGCTGCCATGACATCCGGGACGTGCAGTCCGAACTGATCACCTGGGGCGCGTCCAGCCTGGGCCGCTGCGAGGCCTACGTGCTGCCGAATCTGGAGGCGGTGCAGGGCACGCTGGCGGCGCTGGCCGGCGAGGCCCGTCTGCCCGACCGGGGGGCGTTTGCTCTGCTCGATGCGCGGCTGGGCGTGCATACCCGCGACCTGTTCGGGGAGGGGCCGACGCCGGGCATCATGGTGACGTTCCCCTCGGAGGCGGCGGACGACCCGGTGCTGATCCGCGACCTGCTGGAGGCGGGCATGACCGTGGCCCGTATCAACCTCGCGCACGACGACGAGGCCGCCTGGGGCCGGATGCTCTTGCACCTGAACGCCGCCTGCGAGGCCACCGGAAAAAGCTGCCGCGTCCTGATGGACCTGGCCGGCCCCAAGGTGCGCACGGGTCAGCCGCGCTGGCCGAAGAAACAAGACCGTCTGAGCACCGGTGAGCAGCTGATCCTGGCCACCGATGAGGCCTCGCTGCCGGACGACTTGCCGGGCGTGACCTGCACCCTGCCCGAAGCGGTCAGGCAGGCGCAGGTGGGCCAGAGCGTATGGTTCGACGACGGCAAGATCGGTACCCTCATCGAGCGGGCCGAAGGCGGCGTGCTGACGTTGCGCGTGACGCACGCCCCGCCCAAAGGCGCGAAACTCAAGGCCGAGAAGGGCATCAATTTCCCGGACACCACCCTGAACCTGCCCGCCCTGACCGACAAAGACCGCCAGGACGTGCATTTCGCAGTAAAGCACGCCAATATGCTGGGGTACTCCTTCGTGCAGACGCTGGGCGACGTGCAGGCGCTGCTGGACGAATTAGAGGCCCTGGATGCGCCCGCCGGGCTGGGCATCGTGCTGAAGATCGAGACGAAACTGGCGGTGCAGAACCTGGCCGACCTGATGGTGAAGGTCGCCGGCACGCGTCCCTGCGGCGTGATGATCGCCCGTGGGGACCTGGCCGTAGAGTTGGGCTTTGCCCGCCTCACTGAAATTCAGGAGGAAATGCTGTGGCTGGCCGAGGCCGCGCACCTGCCGGTGGTGTGGGCCACGCAGGTGCTCGAAGGGCTCGTCAAAAAAGGCGAGGCCAAACGCGGCGAGTTCACCGACGCGGCCAACGGCGTGCGCGCCGAGGTCATCATGCTGAACAAGGGGCCGTTCGTCGTGGAGGGCGTGCGCGAGGTCAGCGGCATCATCGGGCGCATGCGGCAGCACTTCAACAAGAAGCGCCCCCAGTTCCGCGCCCTGAATATCGCTCAGCCCGGCACCGATTGA
- a CDS encoding EAL domain-containing protein, with product MQVTPLEAPQPAVTVNVQLRGLEATVVSDPQTARTQLLSLLEYTREKGDRANEAYTLCLLGACAFFQGNYPETMLFANYSLAISKKEELRSLEARNLNALGLAAAQTSKYAEALEFYMASLQLVHDIGDANGLCRVLSNMASLNSELEDHEKALELYQQAGEAADQVNNVFYIADAKRGTIEELRQLDRSDEAVPLIPEVLELAELYGMKRVLVNLRHSQAMILLEERQLVPALEAAHAGFKAAQEANDYEGLSLMRWMLGECYFNMADYSQAYTEYSKSERLAQAINNPVIESYNKRSLSKLFEVQGELQLSLNYLRAYLEIEHTLRERGMARRTQLLSHQVRAELTRREKELERQQNLELAATHALLEETQSELRYKATHDSLTGTVNRMHFWSKAEHFLDSLPSGGHAGLILADLDDLKDINDTYGTVAGDQLLLEVAHRLTQTVSENDLVSRLSGDEFMILLTSMPDPDAVELVAEKIRNAMRAPFHYDNQAISFSMALGCVSTPSDGTGLPTLHEKAELAIYRAKARGTSQIVRFRPEMSAQEQERRRLKMELPGALKAGQLQLHYQGQYKLPEQTLSGFEALLRWLHPQLGFISPLTFIGLAEESGLILDLGRWVINEACRQAREWNLDERDLTISVNVSSQQFEHEDFVQNVRQALAQHDLPARCLVVEVTETMIHRDLSLAQATILELQHLGVRVAMDDFGTGYSSLSMLRQLPFQQLKIDRTFLQDLTTAADAKQFTQASQFMKAILELARSVDILVVAEGVECSEQLELLSAMGCDEAQGFLLGCPLPADQVSLPTLQTTRAAG from the coding sequence ATGCAAGTCACTCCCCTTGAAGCGCCCCAACCTGCCGTGACCGTGAATGTCCAACTTCGCGGTCTAGAAGCCACGGTGGTCAGTGACCCCCAGACGGCCCGCACCCAGCTGCTGTCGCTGCTCGAATACACCCGTGAAAAAGGCGACAGGGCCAACGAGGCTTACACCCTGTGTCTGCTGGGTGCCTGTGCCTTTTTTCAGGGCAATTACCCGGAAACCATGCTGTTCGCCAATTACTCACTGGCCATCAGCAAGAAAGAAGAATTGCGTTCGCTGGAAGCCCGTAACCTCAACGCCCTGGGGCTGGCTGCCGCCCAGACCAGCAAGTACGCCGAGGCCCTGGAGTTCTATATGGCCAGCCTGCAACTGGTGCACGACATCGGTGACGCCAATGGCCTCTGCCGCGTGCTGAGCAACATGGCGTCCCTGAACAGTGAACTGGAAGACCACGAGAAAGCTCTGGAACTCTATCAGCAGGCCGGAGAAGCCGCCGATCAGGTGAACAACGTCTTCTATATCGCGGACGCCAAACGCGGCACCATCGAGGAACTGCGTCAACTTGACCGCAGTGACGAGGCCGTGCCGCTGATCCCCGAGGTGCTGGAACTGGCCGAGCTTTACGGCATGAAACGCGTCCTGGTCAACCTGCGCCACAGCCAGGCCATGATTCTGCTCGAGGAGCGGCAACTGGTGCCGGCCCTGGAAGCCGCCCACGCCGGATTCAAGGCTGCGCAGGAAGCCAACGATTACGAGGGCCTGAGCCTGATGCGCTGGATGTTGGGCGAGTGTTACTTCAACATGGCCGACTATTCTCAGGCGTACACCGAGTACAGCAAAAGTGAACGGCTGGCGCAGGCCATCAACAACCCCGTCATCGAGTCCTACAACAAACGCAGCCTCTCCAAACTTTTCGAAGTCCAGGGTGAACTGCAACTGTCGCTCAATTACCTGCGGGCCTACCTGGAGATAGAACACACCCTGCGCGAACGCGGCATGGCCCGGCGCACGCAACTGCTGTCCCACCAGGTTCGCGCCGAACTGACCCGGCGTGAAAAGGAACTGGAACGCCAGCAGAACCTGGAACTGGCCGCCACCCACGCCCTGCTCGAAGAAACCCAGTCGGAGCTGAGGTACAAGGCCACCCACGACAGCCTGACCGGCACGGTCAACCGCATGCACTTCTGGAGCAAGGCCGAGCACTTCCTGGACTCGCTGCCGAGCGGCGGCCACGCTGGGCTGATTCTGGCCGACCTGGACGACCTGAAAGACATCAACGACACCTACGGCACGGTGGCCGGCGATCAACTGCTGCTGGAAGTGGCCCACCGCCTGACCCAGACCGTGTCGGAAAATGACCTGGTCAGCCGCCTGAGCGGCGACGAGTTCATGATCCTGCTGACCAGCATGCCCGACCCCGACGCGGTGGAACTGGTCGCCGAGAAAATCAGGAACGCCATGCGTGCGCCCTTCCATTACGACAACCAGGCCATCTCCTTCAGCATGGCGCTGGGGTGCGTCAGTACGCCCAGCGACGGCACTGGCCTTCCCACCCTGCACGAGAAGGCTGAACTGGCCATCTACCGCGCCAAGGCACGCGGCACCAGCCAGATTGTGCGTTTCCGTCCAGAAATGAGCGCCCAGGAGCAGGAGCGCCGCCGCCTGAAAATGGAGCTGCCCGGCGCCCTGAAGGCCGGACAACTGCAACTGCATTACCAGGGGCAGTACAAACTGCCGGAACAGACCCTGAGCGGCTTCGAGGCCCTACTGCGCTGGCTGCACCCGCAACTGGGTTTCATTTCCCCGCTGACCTTCATTGGCCTGGCCGAAGAAAGCGGCCTGATCCTTGACCTGGGCCGCTGGGTCATCAACGAGGCGTGCCGCCAGGCCCGCGAGTGGAACCTGGACGAGCGCGACCTGACCATTTCCGTGAACGTCTCCTCGCAGCAGTTCGAGCACGAGGACTTCGTGCAGAACGTGCGCCAGGCGCTGGCCCAGCATGATTTGCCGGCCCGCTGCCTGGTCGTGGAAGTCACGGAAACCATGATTCACCGCGACCTCAGCCTGGCGCAGGCCACCATCCTGGAATTGCAGCACCTGGGTGTGCGGGTGGCCATGGACGACTTCGGCACCGGCTACAGCAGCCTCAGCATGCTGCGCCAGCTGCCTTTCCAGCAACTGAAGATCGACCGCACCTTCCTGCAAGACCTGACCACCGCGGCCGACGCCAAACAATTTACGCAGGCGTCCCAGTTCATGAAAGCCATTCTGGAACTGGCCCGCAGCGTCGACATTCTGGTGGTCGCCGAGGGGGTGGAATGCAGCGAGCAACTGGAACTGCTGAGCGCCATGGGCTGCGATGAAGCACAGGGCTTCCTGCTGGGCTGCCCCCTGCCCGCCGACCAGGTCAGCCTGCCAACCCTGCAAACAACAAGAGCAGCAGGATAA
- the rpmJ gene encoding 50S ribosomal protein L36 has protein sequence MKVRSSVKKMCDNCKVIRRHGRVLVICTNVKHKQRQG, from the coding sequence ATGAAAGTTCGCAGCAGTGTCAAGAAGATGTGCGACAACTGCAAAGTGATCCGCCGCCATGGGCGCGTGCTGGTCATTTGCACCAACGTCAAGCACAAACAGAGGCAGGGTTAA
- the rpsM gene encoding 30S ribosomal protein S13: protein MARIAGVDLPREKRIEIALTYIFGIGLTRSKEVLARTGISPDTRVKNLSETEQSALREAIEKTYKVEGDLKSEIGQNIKRLMDIGAYRGLRHRRGLPVRGQRTKTNARTRKGPKKTVAGKKKAARK from the coding sequence ATGGCGCGTATTGCAGGCGTTGACCTTCCCCGCGAAAAGCGCATCGAGATTGCGCTCACCTACATTTTTGGGATCGGCCTGACCCGCAGCAAGGAAGTCCTTGCCCGCACCGGCATCAGCCCCGATACCCGCGTCAAGAACCTGTCCGAAACCGAGCAGTCGGCGCTGCGCGAGGCCATCGAGAAGACCTACAAGGTCGAAGGTGACCTGAAAAGCGAAATCGGCCAGAACATCAAGCGTCTGATGGACATCGGCGCGTACCGTGGTCTGCGTCACCGCCGTGGCCTGCCCGTGCGCGGCCAGCGCACCAAGACCAACGCCCGCACCCGCAAAGGCCCGAAAAAGACCGTTGCCGGGAAGAAAAAGGCAGCGAGGAAGTAA